In Brassica rapa cultivar Chiifu-401-42 chromosome A06, CAAS_Brap_v3.01, whole genome shotgun sequence, a single window of DNA contains:
- the LOC103873582 gene encoding probable calcium-binding protein CML47, which yields MEDSSALSPISLLTIATFLFILNLMMMIQDFSSYFPYPLQLFFSNAYILFASTKDMKINMIELPIIKKVFVPSRVDNNKMSVEEVKVMIDDSEVLYERLIEEGEEYLLEKTEMTGKEIVKKAFRLFDENQDGFIDENELKHVFCLLGYDECTKMECRKMVKVFDENRDGKIDFDEFVKLIDKSFP from the coding sequence ATGGAGGATTCGTCTGCTCTTAGCCCAATCTCTCTTCTCACCATTGCCACCTTCTTGTTCATTCTCAATCTCATGATGATGATCCAAGACTTCTCTTCATATTTTCCCTATCCTCTACAGCTCTTCTTCTCTAATGCATACATTCTCTTTGCATCAACAAAAGACATGAAGATAAATATGATCGAGCTCCCAATCATTAAGAAAGTTTTCGTACCAAGTCGAGTAGATAACAACAAGATGTCGGTGGAAGAAGTCAAGGTGATGATCGATGACTCGGAAGTCTTATATGAACGTTTGATAGAAGAAGGGGAAGAATACTTACTCGAGAAGACTGAAATGACGGGTAAGGAGATAGTGAAGAAGGCGTTTAGACTGTTTGATGAGAATCAAGATGGGTTTATAGATGAAAACGAGTTGAAacatgttttttgtttattagGATACGACGAGTGTACAAAGATGGAGTGTAGGAAAATGGTTAAGGTTTTTGATGAGAATAGAGATGGGAAAATtgattttgatgagtttgtgaAGCTCATAGATAAGAGTTTCCCTTGA
- the LOC103873580 gene encoding pentatricopeptide repeat-containing protein At3g47530 gives MLKSMSSSEDHLVSLIVSSTGKSHLRQIHAVLLRTSLIRSSDVFHHFLSRLAPRDLDYSRHVFSQRSNPSVSHCNTMIRAFSVSETPGEGFRLFRALRRKTFPPANPLSSSFALKCCIKSGDLLGGLQIHGKIFSDGFLSDSLLLTTLMDFYSTYANSAAACKVFDEIPKRDTVSYNVLISCFLRNKRTRDVLFLFDKMMKEVDGCVRPDGVTCLLALQACASLGALDFGTQVHEFIDGNGLGGALNLNNTLVSMYSRCGSMDKAYEVFNRMRERNVVSWTAMITGLAMNGFGKEAIEAFEKMLKCGIFPQEHTLTGLLSACSHSGLVHEGMMFFDRLKSGEFKMKPNLHHYGCIVDLLGRARLLDKAYSLVQSMEMKPDSTIWRTLLGACRVQGNVELGERVISHLIELKAEEAGDYVLLLNTYSSVGNWEKVTELRSLMKEKRIHTKPGFSAMEVQGTVHEFIVDDVSHPRKEEIYKMLAEINQQLKIAGYVAEVASELHNLDSVEEKGHALTYHSEKLAIAFGILMTPPGTTIRVTKNLRTCVDCHNFAKFVSRVYDRVVIVRDRSRFHHFKGGFCSCNDFW, from the coding sequence ATGTTGAAGTCCATGAGCAGCAGCGAAGACCACCTGGTCTCTCTGATCGTATCTTCCACCGGGAAATCCCATCTCCGGCAGATTCATGCGGTCTTACTCCGAACTTCGTTGATCAGAAGCTCTGACGTTTTCCACCATTTCCTCTCCCGTCTGGCTCCCCGAGATCTCGATTACTCGCGTCACGTTTTCTCCCAAAGGAGCAACCCAAGCGTCTCTCACTGCAACACCATGATCAGAGCTTTCTCCGTCAGCGAAACTCCCGGCGAAGGGTTTCGCTTGTTCCGAGCTCTGAGACGAAAAACCTTTCCTCCCGCTAACCCTCTCTCGTCCTCTTTCGCCCTCAAGTGTTGCATCAAATCAGGCGACTTACTCGGTGGTTTGCAGATTCACGGCAAGATTTTCAGCGATGGGTTTCTCTCGGACAGTCTCCTGTTAACGACTCTGATGGATTTCTACTCCACCTATGCAAACAGCGCTGCTGCTTGTAAAGTGTTCGACGAAATTCCCAAGAGAGATACCGTTTCTTATAACGTGCTCATCTCGTGTTTTCTGCGGAACAAACGTACACGTGACGTTCTGTTTTTGTTCGATAAGATGATGAAAGAGGTCGATGGGTGTGTCAGACCAGATGGTGTAACATGCTTACTAGCTCTACAAGCTTGCGCAAGCTTAGGCGCGCTGGATTTCGGTACACAAGTTCATGAATTCATCGATGGAAATGGACTCGGTGGTGCTTTGAACTTGAACAACACTCTTGTTTCCATGTACTCACGTTGCGGGTCTATGGATAAGGCTTACGAGGTCTTTAACCGAATGCGTGAAAGAAACGTGGTCTCATGGACGGCTATGATCACGGGTTTAGCCATGAACGGGTTCGGGAAAGAAGCTATTGAAGCTTTCGAGAAGATGTTGAAGTGTGGAATCTTTCCACAGGAACATACGCTAACTGGTTTACTATCTGCGTGTAGCCATTCAGGTTTGGTCCATGAAGGAATGATGTTTTTCGATAGACTAAAGAGCGGCGAGTTTAAGATGAAGCCTAATTTGCATCACTATGGCTGCATCGTTGACCTCTTGGGACGTGCTCGTCTGCTCGATAAAGCCTATAGTCTTGTACAGTCAATGGAGATGAAGCCAGACTCCACTATATGGCGTACTCTGCTCGGTGCTTGTAGAGTCCAAGGGAATGTGGAACTTGGGGAACGTGTGATCTCCCATCTTATCGAGCTCAAAGCCGAGGAAGCCGGAGACTACGTTCTGTTACTCAACACATATTCCTCCGTTGGGAATTGGGAGAAAGTGACTGAACTGCGTTCGTTGATGAAGGAGAAAAGAATCCATACCAAACCTGGATTCAGTGCCATGGAGGTACAAGGAACGGTTCATGAGTTTATAGTAGATGATGTTTCGCATCCGCGGAAGGAAGAGATCTATAAGATGCTAGCGGAGATCAACCAGCAGCTGAAGATTGCGGGTTATGTGGCGGAAGTAGCATCAGAACTGCACAATCTTGATTCAGTGGAAGAGAAGGGACATGCGTTGACATACCATAGCGAGAAGCTAGCTATTGCCTTTGGTATTCTTATGACTCCACCAGGAACAACCATTAGAGTGACCAAGAATCTTAGAACTTGTGTTGATTGTCATAATTTCGCAAAGTTTGTTTCTCGTGTTTATGATCGTGTTGTGATCGTTAGAGATCGCTCACGTTTCCATCATTTTAAAGGTGGGTTTTGCTCCTGTAACGACTTCTGGTGA